One stretch of Zerene cesonia ecotype Mississippi chromosome 20, Zerene_cesonia_1.1, whole genome shotgun sequence DNA includes these proteins:
- the LOC119834757 gene encoding cytochrome b reductase 1 isoform X3 produces MRQRYQVKQRPQRSRSYDSDDEERGACEWCEYALVITLATILLIGVSALTVFWVVYYRESYGWADDIPEKQFNLHPTLMVAGFITFSGFSVLLFRICRCFRRIYVKLLHAIFHALAFPCIVIGFLAVLDFHNKKGINNFYSLHSWIGFVAMGLFGLQYAVGFFSFLLLLICSKGTASFRASLVPIHAAFGVLTFILGVCACLTGLTEKALFTLGAERYSGLPDEGVIINVIGVTTVAITAVLMYILSRDKFRPQARDRRVSVDL; encoded by the exons ACAACGGAGCCGTTCGTACGACTCAGATGACGAAGAGAGGGGGGCGTGTGAGTGGTGCGAGTACGCCCTGGTGATCACTCTAGCAACCATCCTGCTGATAGGAGTGTCCGCGCTGACGGTCTTCTGGGTGGTGTATTACCGAGAGAGCTATGGCTGGGCTGACGATATACCAGAGAAACAATTCAACCTGCACCCGACTCTCATGGTCGCTGGCTTCATCACTTTCAGCGgctttt CGGTGTTGCTGTTCCGCATATGCCGATGCTTCAGGAGGATCTATGTGAAGTTGCTTCACGCGATATTCCACGCCCTAGCGTTCCCTTGTATCGTGATAGGCTTTCTGGCAGTCCTCGACTTCCACAATAAGAAAGGCATCAACAATTTCTACTCGCTGCACAGCTGGATTGGATTTGTTGCTATGGGATTGTTCGGATTACAG TACGCAGTGGGATTCTTCAGCTTCCTTCTGCTACTGATATGCAGCAAGGGCACGGCGTCGTTCCGCGCGTCGTTGGTGCCCATTCACGCCGCGTTCGGCGTGCTCACCTTCATACTTGGCGTTTGCGCGTGTCTCACCGGTCTTACCGAGAAGGCTCTTTTCACTCTTGG CGCGGAGCGTTACAGTGGGTTGCCGGATGAAGGGGTGATTATCAACGTCATTGGCGTCACGACCGTCGCCATTACCGCTGTCCTTATGTACATCCTCTCGAGGGACAAGTTCCGACCGCAAGCCCGCGATCGGAGAGTCTCGGTCGATCTTTGA
- the LOC119834757 gene encoding cytochrome b reductase 1 isoform X4 has translation MARKNLPQRSRSYDSDDEERGACEWCEYALVITLATILLIGVSALTVFWVVYYRESYGWADDIPEKQFNLHPTLMVAGFITFSGFSVLLFRICRCFRRIYVKLLHAIFHALAFPCIVIGFLAVLDFHNKKGINNFYSLHSWIGFVAMGLFGLQYAVGFFSFLLLLICSKGTASFRASLVPIHAAFGVLTFILGVCACLTGLTEKALFTLGAERYSGLPDEGVIINVIGVTTVAITAVLMYILSRDKFRPQARDRRVSVDL, from the exons ACAACGGAGCCGTTCGTACGACTCAGATGACGAAGAGAGGGGGGCGTGTGAGTGGTGCGAGTACGCCCTGGTGATCACTCTAGCAACCATCCTGCTGATAGGAGTGTCCGCGCTGACGGTCTTCTGGGTGGTGTATTACCGAGAGAGCTATGGCTGGGCTGACGATATACCAGAGAAACAATTCAACCTGCACCCGACTCTCATGGTCGCTGGCTTCATCACTTTCAGCGgctttt CGGTGTTGCTGTTCCGCATATGCCGATGCTTCAGGAGGATCTATGTGAAGTTGCTTCACGCGATATTCCACGCCCTAGCGTTCCCTTGTATCGTGATAGGCTTTCTGGCAGTCCTCGACTTCCACAATAAGAAAGGCATCAACAATTTCTACTCGCTGCACAGCTGGATTGGATTTGTTGCTATGGGATTGTTCGGATTACAG TACGCAGTGGGATTCTTCAGCTTCCTTCTGCTACTGATATGCAGCAAGGGCACGGCGTCGTTCCGCGCGTCGTTGGTGCCCATTCACGCCGCGTTCGGCGTGCTCACCTTCATACTTGGCGTTTGCGCGTGTCTCACCGGTCTTACCGAGAAGGCTCTTTTCACTCTTGG CGCGGAGCGTTACAGTGGGTTGCCGGATGAAGGGGTGATTATCAACGTCATTGGCGTCACGACCGTCGCCATTACCGCTGTCCTTATGTACATCCTCTCGAGGGACAAGTTCCGACCGCAAGCCCGCGATCGGAGAGTCTCGGTCGATCTTTGA